In the genome of Rhopalosiphum padi isolate XX-2018 chromosome 1, ASM2088224v1, whole genome shotgun sequence, the window aaagagtCTTAGAAAACTTAATTCTAAAactaatcgtttaaaaaattggATGACATCAGGTTTGTTATGCTCGGTGCGTAAAAAACaagaattatctttaaaaacaaaaaaacatccaaacaatattaaattaattcagtaCTTTAAAAAGTACAGAAATAAACTaaactatgttattaaaatggcaaaaataaattattacaatgacCAATTTCAGCGTGTTTCTGGAGACCCTAAAAACAcatggaaattaataaaaaatctaactAATAAACCAAATACTGATAATGATATCATAAAACGCCTTAACTATAACGGGAACATTATTGATGCACAAAAAGAACCTTTAACTGCGtccaatcatttaaatatgtttttttccaCTATTGGACAAAATCTagcaaataaaatagataaatgtttTGATGAAGTTTCTGATGAGCGTACACCAGTGAtcaatttcaacaattttttctcGGTAAAAATACACTCGATGGAaatcatgaatataataaatcattttaaagacGATGTGGCCTgtggttttgataaaattaatgtcaaaattttaaaaaacttagcACCGTATATAATAAATCCTTTAACACACATATTCAATTTAAGTCTGAGACTTGGTATTTTTCcagataaattaaaagtagCAATAATTAAACCTCTACATAAAGGTGGTGATAaagaaaatatgaacaattaccGACCAATCTCTATGTTGagtagtttttcaaaaatttttgaaaaaattatcaaagcTCGTTTGATAGATTATCTGGAAAATAACAGTCTTCTTTCTAAAAATCAATATGGATTCAGACCTAGGAGAAGTACCGAAGATGCTTTATATGCTGTCACAACATTTATTTCTAAAGCACTCGATAAAGGTGATAAAGCATTAGGTATATTTCTAGATTTAGCGAAAGCTTTCGATACTGTAGatcatagtttattaattaaagttttcaGTAGTTATGGTATAAATGGTATTTGTTTAAACTGGTTCAAAAGCTATCTAAATAAGAggaaacaaattacaaatatgaaTGGAGTTTTGGGACAGGTAAATGAAGTTATGTATGGTGTACCTCAAGGTAGTATTCTAGGtccaattttgtttattatgtacattaatagTCTATGTGATATGAGAGTTGATGGAAAAATAGTTGTATATGCGGATGATACATGTCTGTTATTATCAAGTAGTAATTGGGAAACTCTTAGACAAAAAACGGAAttaaatttcaagaaaataataaagtggttaaatattaaaaaactttctttaaatttcaacaaaacaaTGTTCAtggttttttcaataaattatactttaccaCCGTTTGAAGAAATTACTTTACATGACTGTTCAATTGTATCAAACTGTAACTGCCCGAAAATCAATATAgtaaaaagaattaaatatttaggacTAATATTCGATTGTAACCTCAAATGGAATATTCACATCAatagtttaatagtaaaattgcgATCGTTAATGttcaaatttcatatattaaaacatataacatcATCTCATACATTGAGAATAGTTTATCTTTCTCTATACCAATCTATATTGCAATATGGCATGGTAATTTGGGGAGGTGCATCCATAAATGTTCTTAAGCCATTAAGGGTTCAGCAAAATAGTTTAATTCGTATATGTCTGAAAAAGGACAATCTTATTGGGTCTACCTCGTTAAACTATATAGAGTTTAATGTGCTTCCGCTTGAATTACTTTACAAAAAATCCGCAATCatgtttgtacataaaaaatcagactttttctttattaaacagAATGACAAGCCTTTGGGGGAAGATAgactatgtaatattaaagtctTATTTACTAATACGAGTTTTGgtcaaaaatttattaattatatgggtCCTGTCATTTTTAACGCCTTGCCAattgatgtgaaaaaaaatatttttaatgatcaaattaacataaaaaaatgtataaacaacattttatctAGTGAACTAAGGAAATgtctattataagaaaattgtatattttagtatctcttaattattttaattattttacaatgtaggttattatttgttaaattaagtaattaattaaatcatatatatatgtactgttACTCCCTACACCACCACAAGCCTAGCTTAAAGGtgtaggtaatttttattattttctttaaatacttTGTTTGTATtgtgttttcaaataataaaaaaaaaaaaaaaaaaaaaaaaaaaaaaaaaaaaaaaaattagataggtACTGCAAATTCCaacatgtaattaaaaatgtttaattatattatctttgtgtaatattaattaggtatacaataacaatttggtaacaaataattacataataacttataagtcgtAATCGTAAGATTCAACTCTACTTGacatacaaaacaataaaatatgtttaataaacaaaataaaaataaattaggtatctatattttagttaataatataaacattaagtaAACGGGCTTCagtacataatttaaagttaaaaaattaggaATACTGTACCTGATATTCCTAAAGTAAATACATGTATTTCTCACTCGACAAAAATTAGCTAAAACCGAAACTTACTTTcgatgtatatatttatcactAATAAAGAagtgcaatttatttttacaatatttatgaatttagtaaaattataataacttattaatattaatattttattttcctttaacacaaatttaagcATAcgaaaatagtatacaataataatagtaataataaggaGAATAAGAAAAACGATAGtgaaaataaatgacaataataatgagaatttataaataacaaaatcataatattcaaaataattaataaataaattataattcgtgAACAATTCATCATAATTGCATATAACttgtataagatataatatattatagacattgagaaaaacatattaataatatgcactCAAAATCTGGAGAGGGAGTTAGGAGATTCGACGCAGTAAAATATTGGTAAACCTCTGTATAACTCAATGTCACCTTTTTCTAAGCATACGATGGCATCTAAGTCACAGgagtaaatatagtatattcatGTAAGTACGAATGCAAGTCCGTAAAAGGTCCCCGTGGATGGTTTAGGATAGACATTTACGctagtttcaatatttttttatactaacatttaataatagtaatataacaattatcgATCAAAGGTTAACACTggtaaataatacattgaacGGGCCGTCCTTGAATCTAACAAAGAACGATCTCGTTCGGATTTATCGGATCTAACGACCCATACACGCCAATCCAACATAGTTTAAAAGGTTCAAGTGCACATTCGAGTATTATACTTGGCGCCACTGCCACTGCGTGCAGTACATAGCCGTACATACGCACACTCGTTATTATATGATATCGAAAAAACGTGTTATCaactaatatctataatatcgaTCTGCGGAAGTGGTAGTCCACGATCGATCTTTAAACCggagattaaaatttatttgaaggcTGCGTCTCTTGCACCGGCTCTGGGTCTCTTATACGTGCCACAGCAATAGATGGTTAGTGGAGTCCTCGCGACCGGCCACTTCCGACGAGGCTGTCGATCGGAAATCCTCGTAGCCGTCGCCGCCCGATATCAGTAATAATTTACCAGAAGAACTCATCTTTCTTTGATTCAATGACTGCCGGCGCTGTTTGGAAAAGTTCTGCGGCAAATGACCGACCAGAGTCAGGAACCGGACGTGGCCCGTGTGACCATGTGGTACACCTGTGGGAAAAAGTAAAAAGAATATAAGTACAGAAGAAATCTTAACTTAGTTTACTGATAGTTTCTTAaacatttatctaaataatgatatttgcatttgcataaaaatgtatttcaaacatttttaataaattgttctatataaatattaatatttaaactattattaatagctttaaatttaagataacttttcaacttatatattatgttttatttatacggCTACTTTTAGCTACTGTATTAAGTATtgaaattattggttttttttattctattaacaaactcatattatacacattatagtagtgactattttatttaaacatttttaacaacaaaattagCCAATTCTATGCACATTTTGATGTCAACCATTTTTTTGCGAGCTTCCAAGTCATTTCCACTCCATTCCCTCCTCGCCAGAAACACACTACATACACAACTCTGATTAGAGGTACAAATGTTGCGATGTTTAACAATGTTTTGTTCATTAACacaggtatattaatatgtatgtgtagAGATTTACAGTGTTTACTACTAACCAATAGGAACAGGGAGTGTGACGAGTTTGCTAGTGTTTGCGACCACGGCCGGTATGGTCATGGTCAAGACGACGCCCGCGCTGGTGCCGATCCACAATAGGTCTTTGACCGCCAACAGCGACGTCACTCGAAGACATGCCGCTTTGTGTTGCCTTATGATGTCGTCGCAGCCTGCAAAGGacaaacgataaaaaataataataataaaaacaagaaatactTTTTCGACGACTATTGAAGTCCGTCGTCaacctacatataatattgttatatgtcGCCATAAGACGGTCGTGGAACTATGTATCCACACGACTTCACGTTATCGGGAAACTGTGtgacacacattatattatacaggtacttACTCGACAGCATTTTAGTGACGGCCGGCGCTGTATTCACTTCAGCCAGAATTTCGTACGTGATCGAATGAACTAGCCGGAGCACGGCGGAGTTCTGCAAAGACAGCCACACGCCCATTCCCGACACGACCATGTTGGTGATCGATCGGTTCGAGTCACCGCCGATCACGAAAGAATGCTGAAAATGATAAACGGGTAAGTAACTGTTTCCATATAACATtactgtacacacacacacacatgccactatatatataatatacataaatggaAAATgggcatataatattaaaaatatataataatcgtgtgagatataggtataggtaatggGCCGGATACTGACCAGCGGAGAGGTTGTGGTATAAAAGATTGTAGGTCGGGTCAGTGGTCATGCACAAAAATATGCGCATCGTCACGCTAAAGTAGTGATATAAACCGATGACAGTGACGACTGGCGAATTCCGATGAACAAGATTTGTACGTAttcatcaaaataatacatttcaattatatttggaGCATAATGTTAAGAAATGAAAGTATTTTCCAACAACGAGCACGCTGTCTTCCagtgatataatataagattaatttattttaggctGATATTTAAATGGGAAATAAGTACTAATATTGGCTAAtgcataaaaaagtatttttaataataatagtaaattattgattacaaatactagtattttaactatttttaaaagttttaaacttaaaacatagctttataaatgtttatgttttttttacaggtacctacagtttttttaaaaaattatatcgagtttattgatattttgtacataataatttagcacacttattatattatagacttatTTTCAACAATAAGTACTTAATTGTTATGAACTTTCTGTAGTATTTTACTgaatataatctttttttttaaataaaaaaaattaaaatatcattaaaacattCTAAGAAtactttaaaagtatttaattggATGCATTTATGTTTACtcgtataggtatatgtttttatCCGGACACTAGACTAAGTCTAACACAGTTgcattataagtaggtaatttaCAAGTTACTTAATAACAGTAATTTTGTCAAGTTATACTTTCTCATATTTTTTGCTCACTTGAAATTGTAACGTGACCGTGTCGAATATCTTAACAGTATTGTGACATGAACACCAGAGCTTATCACCAACGGGCAACATTTTGGAAACAGGGATAGCAGCCGATCCAACATTTATGGTCACTGGATCCGATGTATTCCAACTACCGTCTGGAAGGTGtaagaaattgtatttatttattaacgttGACACTCAAATATTGATGTATTGTTGTACTTACTCGTATCTGGGTAGTAGATACAAATATCACCATTTGCTAATGAAACATAAACGCGGTTATTGAGATAACTATTAAAcagaaataattgtattaacattttatattttaaacagtttaatattatataaagcatAACATTTTCTATCACTTATTAAGTACCTATCCATCACACGTATTAAAGCAACATTACTTTTCGAATAACTCAGTTATCAAACTTaactaaattaagtataaataacatagtacctatactaattACGAATGACACATTATCTAGTTCCatataattaagattttaacaatatttagaattatttaagtaataatttttactaatttatagtttactctgaataattataatcatttattttatattttgctttcATATCGGgacaaaattacttaaaaaacgattaaatataactagtaaactaatataattatttaccaaaaactataataacaatatacaatattacaatatgtatgtaattacctacatataatattatgatgatattaaattatattatacgaggtGTGTTCAATAAATACCcagactaaaattattaaaaattatatttcaaacttacaaattatttaaatggatCACCTTCAAAATAGTGTCCTTTAGCATCAATACAATGCTCCCAACGGTCTTGCTACTTTTTGAAACACCTTTGAATTTCATCTATAGGTATAGCCTTTAGCTCTTGTGTCGCGTTATGAATAGTTTCGTCAACGTCTTCAAATCTGTGGCCTTTGAGGGTACTTTTCAGTCtcggaaacaaaaaaaaatcacagggAGCTAAGTCGGGTGAATATGGTGGATGAGGTACCACTGGTATATTTTTAGATGTCAAAAATTCACGTACGGAAAGTGCAGAATGCGCCGGTGCATTGTCGTGGTGCAAAAACCACGACTTTGATTTCCACGCTTCTGGTCTTTTACGGCGCACTTTCTCTCTTAATCTTTCTAATACTTGTTTATAGAACACTTGATTTATTGTCTGACCTGTAGGTGCAAACTTATAATGAACTAaaccaaaaaaatcaaaaaaaactaTAAGCATTGCTTTGATGTTTGACCGGACCTGACGACATTTTTTTGGACGAGGTGAATTTGCGGTCTTCCATTGCGATGATTGGACCTTGGTTTCGGGATCATATCCATACACCCATGTTTCATCGCCCGTAATTATTGATTTGATAAAACTTGGGTCATTAGAAACCCGATTTTTTAGATCCAAACACACTTCAATGCGATGTTCCATTTGCTCCTCGGTTAACAATTTTGGCACTAATTTTGCGGACACTCTTTTCATACCCAATTCATCTGATAAAATCGAATGACAAGTACCAATTGATATGCCAACTTCATTAGCTACTTCTCTGACAGTTAATCTTCGGTCGGATCTAATTTTGTCTCGAACTAGAGAAATGATATCATTTGTTTTTGATGTTGATGGACGCCCAGGACGATGGTCATCTTCAATGGATATACGACCTTCTTTAAAACGTTTGAACCAGTCAAAAGTTACACAACGGCTTAGTGCAATATCTCCAAAAgccaattttattaattcaaaacattCCGTagcatttttaccaattttgaaacaaaatttaatacacgCGCGTTGCTCCGAAATATTATCCATTGTGAAATCGCGATTTTATACAAAACGACCAACTTCGAACGCGTATTGTCGATGACTGATTTgagataatgataattattatatactgaaaTAATGGTCATTATCTCTAGTTTATTTTGGTGCAATAACATTTCCGataacattaaatgtttttctaCAATAATTTTAGTCTGGGTATTTATTGAACACACCTcgtatgttataaaattattagaattggtCTACTCTATCTTTGCCTTGCACTTACATGATACAATGCACCGCGGATCCGTGTTGAATTTTCACTTTATTTCGTTTTATGCGAATATTATCCATCGAATTGTACACGTGTATGCATCCGTCTTCAGTACCCAACCACATTGTTGGCTCACCTTCGAAGTCAACAGGTTCCGTGGGGTACATTCCGTCAGGGACGCGATCGTGACCACCATCCTTGTCGTCATCTTCTTCACTCGATGAGCTGTGTGATAAAACAATATGAGTATGGATATACCGGAATTGTTAGTACCTACAACTTAGGACCAATGTCagcttaaatgcattttatttttataaatacatttttttatctatagataataaaagcTGTATATTCATATTTCCACCAGTCTTTcccacgaaaaaaaaatgttatttttatatattatataatataaaacaataaaattgaatttcttaatttttactattttgtattataaaagaaaattaatacacatatttaaatattttaaatacttattttatggcCTTCGCCCTTCttcatagtaaaattattgattataccaTCGTCATTAATTAGCGGTACAACTTCAttgaataatgtatacctatatgatattattttagcgttgtatttttgtaatttaactataaatttataatttttttttaaattgtattctggggcttttaatattttaaagcacATATTTTAAACCACATTTATACAAACGGTGCAGCACCATTGGAGGAACCCCATTTGGTCTCATCTTTATTTAGAATCGGCATAGCCTATCTAGTCTATGCAAGTCTTAAGTGCTACGCGCGAATAGTTTTCTATAATCACAAAACGCTCGTTACCTGTCCAATTTGATGTCCGGCCCAGTCTGCTCAGCACAGTCTTCGACCGATATGCTGATCTCTGGGTTGTTGGTCTGGTCGTCCTTGTTGGCACTGTTGGCTTGACTGAAAATATAAGAGCGaaggaaaaaattgaaaaaaaaaatagtaaaattgtcATCACAGTATATAAAACTCTTGTTACGCAGACGGTGTACGGAACTGCTGATGGGTGACTTACTCGACGCGTTGCGGAGCTGGTATCGAGGTGACGCACAGTATGCGAGCGTTGCATACGCCGTTACATGAAGTGACCGTCGGTTCGGGATAAAGACTTAACACGCACACTTGGCCCACGTACCCATCACTGTTACAAACCCACACGTCTCTTTGGTTCAACGCCGGTGCCGCACACGTAAACTGCAAGCCAGCCCGGGTCTTTCGTATGGGTACCGGGCCGACGAAATCAGCATTCGGTCTCCGGTCCGTAGACAGAACTGAAATACACAACAGAAGcggtaaaaaatgtgtttaaaatcgCCTCaggtttaaaatacatttaaaagcaTCCATGTGTATAATGGATTGTATAATTGTGGATAATGGGTTGTATAATTGTGCATTATGGGTTATGATCACTGAATGCTTTATCAGCAAACCTAAATAGATCGACTGTACTGCTTAAAATCGAATATCATATTCATCTATTTTGAAGTACCTCGACCGACTCAATcgatatacatacaatattattatagatttattccCGTATGAATGCATAACTCCGAGTTGGGACTCTTAGTATATAGTCTATATGGACGCATCTGGTGATTTTGTTGTATTAGACTGCCTTATTGTTTTACTTACCGAGTTTTTGTTTGGCCTCGTTAAAAGATTCTTCCCAGTTAGCTCGTTTTTCTggttttgaaaacattattgACACGGTCTCGGTGccattcctaaaaaaaaaattgaaacattaaaatCATTCAATCAACAACCTCTTCGATTTTgggattttttaaaatagaaaattttattcACTGCTAAAAAAACAACAGGTAcctacaatacataataacttaatgtactttttactttttttatttatattttgactggataatacatttttaaacgagaattatttgtatacattattttgggCTTTAACAGTTctcatcaataatataaaatttaaaacaattatttttctaatctgAGGTTACCGTGATACAAAAAAAGCACAGGCCATCAACATTCTTTTTACCTGGTGTGCAAGTTCAGTTCAAGATAACATAATTGAGTGTCACTGGCTTGGCGTTCCGATAGTTGTTTGTTGAGTGCGCTGAGCATGTCTTTAATTGATTCTTCTAGGTGACTGTGTGGACAGTGCAACATAGAAACCATATCTGTCATTTGCGTCAGTGTGGAGACATCTTCTGACAAATACTCCATTTCACGAAGCATGCGTCGTACGTTTTCATCTTTTACTGAAATATTAtcgagtatttaattatttgtgttagattctgagtggagtgatacatttattgattttacaagtgtgtgtgtgtgtgtgtgtgtgtgtgtgtgtgtgta includes:
- the LOC132925029 gene encoding uncharacterized protein LOC132925029 — protein: MSASNKMKWFCVNCKDFNSESGAVVNQVKNCSHSDKILSDLKDSVNFLIGVPEQENEDCCKIVEEMSLALGEAVSVTSAYRYRSKVPNKIGKIVAVLSSYKNKKSLMEMSRKKKLKAKNVNANWNDEDELLLFLQNDSDFHLDVIVLTETWHDPKNCIYSLPGSPSDIINEFLTRLEAILMSDKDIVDSTMTILLGDININIIGNDNVENNYLDLLSSNGFSSLINRVSGDPKNTWKLIKNLTNKPNTDNDIIKRLNYNGNIIDAQKEPLTASNHLNMFFSTIGQNLANKIDKCFDEVSDERTPVINFNNFFSVKIHSMEIMNIINHFKDDVACGFDKINVKILKNLAPYIINPLTHIFNLSLRLGIFPDKLKVAIIKPLHKGGDKENMNNYRPISMLSSFSKIFEKIIKARLIDYLENNSLLSKNQYGFRPRRSTEDALYAVTTFISKALDKGDKALGIFLDLAKAFDTVDHSLLIKVFSSYGINGICLNWFKSYLNKRKQITNMNGVLGQSM